A stretch of Vannielia litorea DNA encodes these proteins:
- a CDS encoding PhzF family phenazine biosynthesis protein produces the protein MNDQARPMTPYLTLDVFTDTPFTGNPLAVIPDARALPEDALQKIAAEFNYSETTFIFPPEDPAHTARVRIFTPTMEIPFAGHPLIGTAVALGRAGHGPDLILETGVGPIRAHATPTEARFTTEVSLQVLAHPDPSLTARALGLPQTALAAPPVMASVGLPFTLTELTSREALAACTPDTAAFKQGAAAHPGSLDFAQFAWVRDGATIHARMFAPLDMIPEDPATGSACAALGAWLTAQHGPQTLTIRQGDDMGRPSRIGVTTTANAVTISGAAVPVMQGTLAF, from the coding sequence ATGAACGATCAGGCAAGGCCCATGACCCCCTACCTCACCCTCGACGTCTTCACCGACACCCCCTTCACCGGCAACCCCCTCGCCGTCATCCCCGACGCGCGCGCCCTCCCCGAAGACGCCCTCCAGAAGATCGCCGCCGAGTTCAACTACTCCGAAACCACCTTCATCTTCCCGCCCGAAGACCCCGCCCACACGGCCCGCGTCCGCATCTTCACCCCTACCATGGAGATCCCCTTCGCCGGCCACCCGCTGATCGGCACCGCCGTGGCGCTGGGCCGTGCGGGCCATGGGCCTGACCTCATCCTCGAAACCGGCGTCGGCCCGATCCGCGCCCATGCCACCCCCACCGAAGCCCGCTTCACCACTGAGGTCTCGCTCCAGGTCCTCGCTCACCCAGATCCATCCCTCACCGCCCGTGCCCTCGGCCTGCCTCAAACCGCGCTGGCCGCCCCACCGGTCATGGCCTCCGTCGGCCTGCCCTTCACCCTCACCGAGTTGACCAGCCGCGAGGCGCTGGCCGCCTGCACCCCCGACACCGCCGCCTTCAAGCAAGGCGCCGCGGCCCACCCCGGCTCGCTCGACTTCGCCCAGTTCGCCTGGGTGCGCGACGGCGCCACGATCCACGCCCGCATGTTCGCACCCCTCGACATGATCCCCGAAGACCCGGCCACCGGCTCCGCCTGCGCCGCCCTCGGCGCCTGGCTTACCGCGCAGCACGGGCCCCAGACCCTGACGATCCGCCAGGGCGACGACATGGGCCGACCCTCCCGCATCGGTGTGACCACTACCGCGAACGCCGTCACGATCTCGGGCGCTGCCGTGCCTGTCATGCAGGGCACCCTGGCGTTCTGA
- a CDS encoding endonuclease/exonuclease/phosphatase family protein, translated as MIRGVMALVAALGFAALAASFWGRWWAWGDSLAVARSFIGLAGLAWLLLCGVTGALGWRWVAALSLVVLGCLAPVGWAKWRPQPQDPAALMLYQKNMNYRMPTVAPLLADIEAVAPDLVTLQEVDAENRAVMAAMAGRWPGQHYCEFSAVGGQAVLSRWAALETVCGYGWAGMKVDHPDGAFWLVSVHLHWPAPYAQRAHLARALPELAALEGPVFVGGDFNMVPWSGAMVRLGEALGAARVGRARLSIEQFGGRLWLPIDHVLAPQGWQGRSVIRPQLGSDHFGVVAQLVAPCWADLQPYAIRRLPCP; from the coding sequence ATGATCCGGGGTGTGATGGCGCTGGTGGCGGCCCTGGGGTTTGCCGCGCTGGCCGCCAGCTTTTGGGGTCGCTGGTGGGCCTGGGGTGACAGCCTTGCGGTGGCGCGCAGCTTCATCGGGCTTGCGGGGCTTGCGTGGCTGTTGCTCTGCGGGGTGACGGGGGCGCTGGGCTGGCGCTGGGTCGCTGCCCTGTCGCTCGTCGTGCTTGGCTGCCTTGCGCCGGTCGGCTGGGCCAAGTGGAGGCCGCAGCCGCAGGACCCGGCGGCCTTGATGCTTTATCAGAAGAACATGAACTACCGGATGCCCACGGTGGCGCCCCTGCTCGCAGACATCGAGGCGGTCGCGCCCGACCTGGTGACGCTGCAGGAAGTGGACGCCGAGAACCGGGCGGTGATGGCTGCGATGGCCGGGCGGTGGCCGGGCCAGCACTACTGCGAGTTCTCGGCCGTGGGGGGGCAGGCTGTGTTGTCACGCTGGGCGGCGCTGGAGACGGTTTGCGGCTACGGCTGGGCCGGGATGAAGGTGGATCACCCGGACGGCGCGTTCTGGCTGGTTTCGGTGCATCTGCACTGGCCGGCACCCTACGCGCAGCGGGCCCATCTCGCGCGGGCGCTGCCGGAGCTGGCGGCGCTGGAAGGGCCGGTGTTCGTGGGCGGCGACTTCAACATGGTGCCCTGGTCGGGAGCGATGGTGCGCTTGGGCGAGGCCCTCGGCGCGGCGCGCGTGGGGCGGGCGCGGCTGTCCATAGAGCAGTTCGGCGGCAGGTTGTGGCTGCCGATCGACCATGTCCTCGCGCCCCAGGGATGGCAGGGGCGAAGCGTGATCCGGCCGCAGCTCGGGTCGGATCACTTCGGGGTGGTGGCGCAGCTGGTGGCGCCCTGTTGGGCAGATCTTCAACCCTATGCTATCCGTCGATTGCCTTGCCCATAA
- the dddP gene encoding dimethylsulfonioproprionate lyase DddP, whose product MDTSYAATRKIDPTRGARLPDGTPNDANRVEIGPTPLALREWDAAGLAAPNLSAIRKYRLSRLTDAIQARDHAGLLMFDPLNIRYATDSTNMQLWNAHNPFRACLVCPDGHMVLWDYDRSPFLSEFNPLVAERRGGASMFYFSTGDSTADAARRFAAEVAEILKAHSPGNRRLAVDKPMLHGVDALRQQGFELMQGEEVTEHARSVKCPDEIKAMRCAIHACEVSMQAMEDYARREVPKGGVTENDIWALLHAENIRRGGEWIETRLLSSGPRTNPWFQECGPREVGENEILAFDTDLIGPYGICTDISRTWWLGDSPAPAPMRTAMAHAVEHIEANMALIRPGLTIPEWSAASHRLAPIYTAGRYSCLAHGVGLCDEWPHVAYPEDDHGGFDYPLLPGMTLCVEALVGETPGEFCIKLEEQVLVTETGCEKLSSYPYDPRLI is encoded by the coding sequence ATGGACACGTCCTACGCCGCAACCCGCAAGATCGACCCGACCAGGGGCGCCCGCTTGCCCGATGGCACGCCCAACGATGCCAACCGCGTCGAGATCGGCCCCACACCGCTCGCCCTGCGAGAATGGGACGCTGCCGGCCTTGCCGCGCCAAACCTCTCCGCCATCCGCAAGTATCGCCTCTCCCGGCTCACCGATGCCATCCAGGCACGTGATCATGCCGGGCTGCTGATGTTCGACCCGCTCAACATCCGCTACGCCACCGACAGCACCAACATGCAGCTCTGGAACGCGCACAACCCGTTCCGCGCCTGTCTTGTCTGCCCCGACGGCCACATGGTGCTGTGGGACTACGACCGCTCGCCGTTTCTCTCCGAGTTCAACCCGCTGGTCGCCGAGCGGCGCGGCGGAGCCTCGATGTTCTATTTCTCCACCGGCGACAGCACCGCCGACGCCGCGCGCCGTTTTGCCGCCGAGGTGGCCGAGATCCTCAAGGCCCACAGCCCCGGCAACCGCCGCCTCGCCGTCGACAAGCCGATGCTGCACGGGGTCGACGCGCTCCGCCAGCAGGGCTTCGAGCTGATGCAGGGCGAGGAGGTCACCGAACACGCCCGCTCGGTGAAATGCCCCGACGAGATCAAGGCCATGCGATGCGCCATCCACGCCTGCGAGGTCTCCATGCAGGCGATGGAGGACTACGCGCGCCGCGAGGTTCCCAAGGGCGGCGTCACCGAAAACGACATCTGGGCCCTGCTCCATGCCGAGAACATCCGCCGTGGCGGCGAATGGATCGAGACCCGCCTGCTCTCCTCCGGCCCCCGCACCAACCCCTGGTTCCAGGAATGCGGCCCCCGCGAGGTCGGCGAGAACGAGATCCTCGCCTTCGATACAGACCTGATCGGCCCCTACGGCATCTGCACCGACATCTCGCGCACCTGGTGGCTGGGCGACAGCCCCGCCCCCGCGCCGATGCGCACCGCCATGGCCCACGCCGTCGAGCATATCGAAGCCAACATGGCCCTGATCCGCCCCGGCCTCACCATCCCCGAATGGTCCGCCGCCTCCCACCGCCTCGCGCCGATCTACACGGCCGGCCGTTACTCCTGCCTCGCCCACGGCGTCGGGCTTTGCGACGAGTGGCCCCACGTCGCCTACCCCGAGGACGACCACGGCGGCTTCGATTACCCCCTGCTCCCCGGCATGACCCTCTGCGTCGAGGCGCTGGTCGGCGAGACACCGGGTGAGTTCTGCATCAAGCTCGAAGAGCAGGTGCTGGTCACCGAGACCGGCTGCGAAAAGCTCTCGAGCTACCCCTACGACCCGCGCCTGATCTGA
- a CDS encoding heme-dependent oxidative N-demethylase family protein gives MAGWLTVDDAYGAQMAERERLLAERRSEVVALESGCEAVAAEALEMVLTHIAARPEWQLTGRTVRRPDGRCVDVDATDPLGSLGRIIAEDICLLEAREGAQVLVGAVLCFPSRWVLAEKMGRAMLRIHAPVPGYGEDLNTRVERMMGALRPGSGLWRANGHFHSDPRLFHPRSEVAEKRWEADARYFRSERQALLRMPESRATLFSIHTTVVEAAALTEAQRALLRGQAAPQI, from the coding sequence ATGGCCGGCTGGCTGACGGTGGACGATGCCTACGGGGCGCAGATGGCCGAGCGGGAACGTCTGCTTGCGGAGCGGCGCAGCGAGGTGGTGGCGCTGGAGTCGGGCTGCGAAGCGGTCGCCGCCGAGGCCCTGGAGATGGTGCTGACGCATATCGCCGCGCGGCCCGAGTGGCAGCTCACCGGCCGCACGGTGCGCCGCCCGGATGGGCGGTGCGTGGATGTGGATGCCACCGATCCGCTGGGCAGCCTGGGACGGATCATCGCGGAAGACATCTGCCTGCTGGAAGCCCGTGAGGGGGCGCAGGTGCTGGTGGGCGCCGTGCTGTGCTTTCCGTCGCGCTGGGTGCTCGCCGAAAAGATGGGTCGGGCGATGCTGCGAATCCACGCGCCGGTCCCGGGCTATGGCGAAGACCTCAACACCCGCGTGGAGCGCATGATGGGGGCGCTGCGCCCCGGTTCCGGCCTGTGGCGGGCGAACGGCCATTTTCATTCGGACCCGCGTCTGTTTCATCCCAGGTCCGAGGTCGCGGAGAAGCGCTGGGAGGCTGACGCGAGGTACTTCCGGAGTGAGCGGCAGGCATTGCTGCGGATGCCGGAGAGCCGGGCCACGCTCTTCTCGATCCATACGACGGTTGTGGAGGCTGCGGCGCTGACAGAGGCACAGCGGGCGCTGTTGCGAGGGCAGGCGGCCCCGCAGATCTAG
- a CDS encoding Fur family transcriptional regulator, whose product MTTPTLIERSAAKGLRITGQRKVIAEVLDAASDHPDVEELYSRASAVDPKISLATVYRTVKLFEESGLLEKLEFGDGRARYEDAERDHHDHLIDMKTGEVIEFVDPEIEALQEKIAARLGYELKGHRLELYGVRKKRS is encoded by the coding sequence ATGACCACCCCCACCCTCATCGAGCGTTCTGCCGCCAAGGGCCTGCGCATCACCGGCCAGCGCAAGGTGATCGCCGAGGTGCTCGACGCCGCATCCGACCATCCCGATGTGGAAGAGCTCTACAGCCGCGCCTCCGCCGTCGATCCGAAGATCTCGCTCGCCACGGTCTATCGCACGGTCAAGCTCTTCGAGGAATCCGGTCTGCTGGAAAAGCTCGAGTTCGGCGATGGCCGTGCCCGCTATGAAGATGCCGAACGCGACCACCACGACCACCTGATCGACATGAAAACCGGCGAGGTCATCGAGTTCGTCGATCCCGAGATCGAGGCGCTCCAGGAAAAGATCGCCGCCCGCCTCGGCTACGAGTTGAAAGGCCACCGGCTCGAACTCTACGGCGTCCGCAAGAAACGCTCCTGA
- a CDS encoding lytic murein transglycosylase — translation MFKPLLTAILLSLAPASAMAIGCGNNASGFEAWKADFAKVAQQNGVGQRGLQALAGAQYASRTIAADRNQKSFKYSLEKFMQVRGANTIISQGKKRKARNANYYNALEARYGVPAGVIIAIHGMETAFGNFMGDSNVLNAITTLAYDCRRPELFTPHAIAALKMVDRGIMSPNAIGAKHGELGHTQFLPGSALNYGVDGNGDGRLDLNNQSDALASTANYLRAKGWKPGQPYGEGTHNFRVLNEWNKATVYQQALSIMGKAIDG, via the coding sequence ATGTTCAAACCCCTTCTCACCGCCATCCTGCTCTCCCTCGCCCCGGCCTCCGCAATGGCCATCGGCTGCGGCAACAACGCCTCCGGCTTCGAGGCCTGGAAGGCCGATTTTGCAAAGGTCGCCCAGCAGAACGGCGTCGGCCAGCGCGGGCTTCAGGCGCTCGCCGGTGCGCAATACGCCTCGCGCACAATCGCCGCAGACCGCAATCAGAAGAGCTTCAAGTATTCGCTCGAGAAGTTCATGCAGGTGCGCGGGGCGAACACGATCATCAGCCAGGGCAAAAAACGCAAGGCTCGCAACGCAAACTACTACAACGCCCTCGAAGCCCGCTACGGCGTACCTGCAGGCGTCATCATCGCCATTCACGGAATGGAAACTGCCTTCGGTAATTTTATGGGCGACTCCAATGTCCTTAATGCGATAACGACATTGGCCTACGACTGTCGAAGACCGGAGCTCTTCACGCCGCATGCCATCGCCGCACTGAAGATGGTTGATCGAGGGATCATGTCCCCTAACGCAATCGGCGCTAAGCACGGCGAGCTTGGGCACACTCAGTTCTTACCTGGGAGCGCCCTCAATTACGGTGTCGATGGCAATGGTGACGGGCGCCTGGATCTCAACAACCAGTCTGACGCTCTGGCTTCCACCGCCAACTACCTACGTGCCAAGGGCTGGAAACCAGGCCAGCCCTACGGCGAAGGCACCCACAACTTCCGTGTGCTGAACGAGTGGAACAAGGCCACCGTTTATCAACAAGCGCTGTCCATTATGGGCAAGGCAATCGACGGATAG
- a CDS encoding DMT family transporter, translating into MTDNFRGIALMVLAMFGLACTDTVVKLMSAYLPAPQVILILGGGTALIFAAAALLRGEPVFSRAFFHPAVVGRSIAEAVASLTITLAIALAPLTTVSALMQMNPILVTMGAALFFGERVGWRRWSAVVAGMAGMLMIVRPGLEGFDPSSLVAVAAAIALSARDLTTRAAPRSIPSLTLAAWGFSLVPFAAVAALLVGPGFAPLTGTSLAWAPLGIVFTLVGYLALTSAVRVGELATIAPFRYSRLLFATIIGVTFFAERPDGWTIAGSLLIIAAGLYAFFRERQRTAAPAGHR; encoded by the coding sequence ATGACCGACAATTTCAGGGGCATCGCGCTGATGGTGCTTGCCATGTTCGGGCTTGCCTGTACCGATACCGTGGTCAAGCTGATGTCGGCCTACCTCCCCGCGCCACAGGTGATCCTGATCCTCGGCGGCGGCACCGCCCTGATCTTCGCAGCTGCCGCCCTGCTGCGCGGGGAGCCCGTATTTTCGCGGGCGTTCTTTCATCCGGCCGTCGTGGGGCGCAGCATCGCCGAAGCGGTTGCGTCGCTGACCATCACGCTCGCCATTGCCCTCGCCCCGCTGACCACCGTCTCAGCGCTGATGCAGATGAACCCCATTCTGGTCACGATGGGCGCGGCCCTGTTCTTCGGCGAGCGCGTCGGATGGCGGCGCTGGTCGGCCGTGGTGGCCGGGATGGCCGGCATGCTGATGATCGTTCGCCCGGGCCTCGAAGGGTTCGATCCCTCCTCGCTCGTCGCCGTCGCCGCGGCCATTGCGCTCTCGGCCCGCGATCTCACGACCCGTGCGGCGCCCCGGTCCATCCCCTCGCTGACCTTGGCGGCCTGGGGCTTCTCGCTGGTGCCTTTCGCCGCCGTCGCGGCGCTCCTCGTCGGGCCGGGCTTTGCGCCGCTCACAGGGACGTCCCTCGCCTGGGCCCCTCTCGGCATCGTCTTCACGCTCGTGGGCTATCTCGCGCTGACCTCGGCGGTGCGGGTCGGTGAACTCGCCACCATTGCGCCTTTCCGCTATTCCCGCCTCCTCTTCGCTACGATCATCGGCGTGACCTTCTTTGCCGAGCGCCCGGATGGATGGACCATCGCCGGCTCGCTCCTCATCATCGCCGCCGGGCTCTACGCGTTCTTCAGGGAGCGCCAGCGCACAGCGGCGCCGGCGGGGCACCGCTAG